In the genome of uncultured Sphaerochaeta sp., the window TGGGCAAGACAGAGAAAGCCTGAGGAGCAACATATGGCAAAGAGTAAAGAAACATCATTCCCTACCGATCTGGCCCACAAGAGGGAGGCTTTGGAAGCCACCAGGCTGCAGATTGACAAACAGTTCGGAAAGGGATCGCTGATGAAGCTTGGGGACAACGAGGACTCAATGGACATCGGATACATCTCTTCCGGTTCCCTGTTGCTTGATGAGGCGCTCGGCATCGGCGGTTATCCAAGAGGCAGGGTCATTGAGATTTATGGGCCGGAAAGCAGCGGCAAGACCACGCTTGCTTTGCATGCCATTGCCGAGAGCCAGAAGATGGGGGGCATTGCCGCTTTCATTGATGCAGAGCATGCAATGGATCCATCCTATGCAAAGAAGCTCGGGGTCAACATCGATGAACTGTGGATCAGCCAGCCGGACAGCGGGGAACAGGCGCTCGAGATTGCCGAGTCACTTGTGCGAAGTGGTGCAGTGGATATCATCGTGGTTGACTCCGTGGCAGCCCTTACCCCACAGGCGGAAATCGATGGTGACATGGGAGACAGCCATATGGGTCTGCAGGCTCGTCTGATGAGCCAAGCCCTGCGCAAACTCACCGGCCTTTTGTCCAAGAGCAATACCACCATCATTTTCATCAACCAGATCCGTATGAAGATCGGGGTCATGTTTGGGAATCCTGAGACCACGACCGGCGGCAATGCATTGAAGTTCTATGCTTCCGTCCGTATCGAGGTCAGGAAGATCGAATCGCTGAGCAGGGGAGCGGATGACATCATCGGAAACCGCATCAGGATCAAGGTCGTGAAGAACAAGGTTTCCCCACCGTTCAAGAAAGTTGAGCTCGACCTCATGTTTGGAGAGGGCATCAGCTACATCTCCAGTGTGCTCGATGCGGCACTCAAGTACGAGATGCTGGAAAAGAGCGGGTCATGGTACTCCTACAACGGGGAGAAGATCGGGCAGGGCAGGGATAAG includes:
- the recA gene encoding recombinase RecA, translating into MAKSKETSFPTDLAHKREALEATRLQIDKQFGKGSLMKLGDNEDSMDIGYISSGSLLLDEALGIGGYPRGRVIEIYGPESSGKTTLALHAIAESQKMGGIAAFIDAEHAMDPSYAKKLGVNIDELWISQPDSGEQALEIAESLVRSGAVDIIVVDSVAALTPQAEIDGDMGDSHMGLQARLMSQALRKLTGLLSKSNTTIIFINQIRMKIGVMFGNPETTTGGNALKFYASVRIEVRKIESLSRGADDIIGNRIRIKVVKNKVSPPFKKVELDLMFGEGISYISSVLDAALKYEMLEKSGSWYSYNGEKIGQGRDKTLDFLKDNPDIVADLDVRLRAQMFPKKVKESKAEKPETEKL